The Candidatus Syntrophosphaera sp. genomic interval CGAAATCAGTTTCATACCCCTTTTTATGTTAAAGGCCAGGCATCTCATCTGGAGGTAGAAGGTTGTTTTGGATAGGCCAATATATCTGGTTCGGCTCCAACCATAACTTCGTTTCAGGGAACCAAAGGTTCTTTCCA includes:
- a CDS encoding transposase; the encoded protein is ERTFGSLKRSYGWSRTRYIGLSKTTFYLQMRCLAFNIKRGMKLISLSPV